From the Nodularia sp. NIES-3585 genome, one window contains:
- a CDS encoding FAD-binding oxidoreductase: MNNYDWIVVGAGITGAAIAYELSKTGFSVLLLEQHHTRENATRYSYGGLAYWSGTTPLTRQLCEEAIARYQNLDSELDAETEFRELDLLLTIAPDSDPEATVASYNHFAIPPRLLNTKEACELEPLLNREAIAGALTIKHGHINPIKTTQGYIQAFMRAGGEMQIAQVIDLQTTSSNAGMKLKGVRTSIDTYYSDNVVMCAGGFSRQLLKLAGIPMKLYFTHAEVIETPPVELKLHTLIMPANLQRFQLEAESTQVDDLWQNTGNEPVPPILDVGAIQFQDGSLRLGQISRVLTDPFAKINAEKSERWLRTNIQQVLPTLGNLPGTWHHCLVAFSSDRLPLIGAIPGFEGIHIFSGFSNPLVIIPPLARRFANFLAGKEDEIIRQLSPGR; the protein is encoded by the coding sequence ATGAATAACTATGACTGGATTGTTGTTGGGGCGGGCATTACAGGTGCTGCGATCGCCTACGAATTGTCGAAAACAGGTTTTAGTGTACTTTTATTAGAGCAACACCACACACGGGAGAATGCAACTCGCTATAGTTATGGTGGGCTAGCTTATTGGTCTGGAACTACGCCACTAACGCGGCAACTGTGTGAAGAAGCGATCGCCCGTTACCAGAACTTGGATTCAGAGTTAGATGCTGAAACTGAGTTTCGGGAACTAGACTTATTATTAACTATTGCACCTGATAGCGACCCAGAAGCAACGGTGGCATCCTATAATCATTTTGCTATTCCACCTCGGTTACTCAATACCAAAGAGGCTTGTGAGTTGGAACCACTGCTGAATCGAGAGGCGATCGCCGGGGCTTTGACTATTAAACATGGTCATATCAATCCAATAAAGACAACACAGGGCTATATTCAAGCTTTTATGCGTGCTGGAGGCGAAATGCAAATTGCCCAGGTTATCGATTTGCAAACTACCTCGTCTAACGCCGGAATGAAGTTGAAGGGTGTACGAACCAGTATTGACACTTACTACAGCGACAATGTGGTAATGTGCGCGGGTGGATTTAGCAGACAGCTACTAAAATTGGCTGGTATTCCCATGAAGTTGTATTTTACTCATGCTGAGGTCATAGAAACTCCACCTGTTGAATTGAAGTTACACACCTTGATCATGCCAGCAAATCTGCAACGGTTTCAGTTAGAAGCCGAATCTACTCAAGTTGATGATTTATGGCAAAACACAGGTAATGAACCAGTACCCCCGATTTTAGATGTAGGTGCAATTCAGTTTCAAGATGGTAGTTTGCGTTTGGGTCAAATTAGCCGCGTCCTCACAGACCCTTTTGCTAAGATAAACGCGGAGAAAAGCGAAAGGTGGCTGCGAACCAATATTCAGCAAGTATTACCGACATTGGGGAATTTACCAGGAACTTGGCATCATTGCTTGGTGGCTTTTAGTAGCGATCGCTTACCTTTGATTGGCGCTATTCCAGGATTTGAGGGTATTCATATTTTCTCTGGTTTTAGTAACCCGCTTGTTATCATACCACCTTTGGCTCGGCGCTTTGCTAATTTTTTGGCTGGGAAGGAGGATGAAATTATTCGTCAGCTATCACCTGGGCGTTAG
- a CDS encoding Uma2 family endonuclease → MSEVTLAAPDIQLPPIQAELPYDDGIPMESARHKAQMDLLIDGLMPWLAEREDGFVGGNMFVYYSLAQLRNKDFKGPDFFVVLGVPQGERRSWVVWEEGKAPDLVIELLSNSTASADKNEKKLIYQNQMRVPEYFWYDPFNSEDLAGFSIQKGVYQPITANAQNQLVSQSLGLGLQLWQGKYQGINATWLRWANLTGDLLPTPEEKQRQRAEQERQRADKAELQLLQTARNLVETGMNVEQVARLTGLCVSDIQSAHLPMA, encoded by the coding sequence ATGTCAGAAGTTACCCTAGCTGCACCAGATATTCAACTTCCACCCATCCAAGCAGAATTACCCTACGATGACGGCATCCCGATGGAAAGCGCACGACATAAAGCTCAGATGGACTTGCTGATAGATGGCTTAATGCCTTGGTTAGCAGAACGAGAAGATGGCTTCGTCGGCGGTAATATGTTTGTTTACTACAGTCTGGCGCAGTTAAGAAACAAAGACTTTAAAGGGCCAGATTTTTTTGTTGTGTTGGGAGTTCCTCAAGGAGAACGTCGCAGTTGGGTAGTTTGGGAAGAGGGGAAAGCACCAGATTTAGTTATTGAGTTGCTTTCTAACAGCACAGCATCAGCAGACAAAAATGAGAAAAAACTGATTTATCAAAATCAAATGCGTGTACCAGAATATTTTTGGTATGACCCTTTTAACTCTGAAGATTTAGCTGGGTTCTCTATCCAAAAAGGAGTTTATCAACCCATAACTGCTAATGCTCAAAATCAGTTAGTCAGTCAATCTTTAGGGTTAGGATTACAACTTTGGCAGGGAAAATATCAGGGTATTAATGCTACTTGGTTACGCTGGGCAAATTTGACAGGGGATTTATTACCAACTCCCGAAGAAAAGCAACGCCAAAGGGCAGAACAAGAGCGCCAAAGGGCAGATAAAGCAGAATTGCAACTACTACAAACTGCACGTAATTTAGTGGAAACGGGGATGAACGTAGAACAGGTAGCTAGATTAACAGGTTTGTGTGTATCTGACATCCAATCTGCTCACCTGCCAATGGCATAA
- a CDS encoding penicillin-binding protein 2 yields the protein MQKTPSKLKFRSFRNPALRRRGKPSVLGFMQRFKFTSNTPDQISNTKSRLFLIWGMFMVAGLGLAINLYQLQIVQGPKLTQRARNQQMVKLRPFVPRRLVVDRSNNVLAVDRPVYTLYAHPKLFSESNQQMAEHLAPVLDKTPAELVKTFQSRNSGITLASALPEVNAGRVRALRLNGLELIQQYSRYYPQKDVVADVVGYVNMDRRGQAGVEYSQEKLLERSVQTVQLSRSGNGKLLPNHAPEGFLNFDDLRLQLTIDSRLQRVARTVLQAQMKKFQAKRGAVIVMDASDGSLLALTSYPTYNPNEYSKADISLFRNWTVADLYEPGSTFKPLNVAIALENDAIKADDVFNDPGSIQIGKHTIRNAGLNGHGRINIAEILQTSSNIGMVRIIQRMQPTVYYNWLERLGLGQTIETDLPFEVRGQLKGQKEFLGSAIEAATTSFGQGFSLTPLQLVQMHGALANGGKLVTPHVVEGLVDTKGQMHYSPNLPTPRQIFSASTTQTVVEMMETVVSEGTGKAAQIPGYRIGGKTGTSQKASPNGGYIANARITSFVSILPVESPRYVVFAVADEPKGANAYGSTVAAPIVKAVMEALIPIEGIPPSQEIKSDSPAKQ from the coding sequence ATGCAAAAGACACCAAGTAAATTAAAATTTAGAAGTTTTCGGAATCCAGCACTTAGAAGGCGAGGGAAGCCTTCTGTGTTAGGGTTTATGCAGAGGTTTAAGTTTACCTCTAATACTCCAGACCAGATATCAAATACTAAGTCCCGATTATTCTTGATCTGGGGTATGTTCATGGTCGCAGGGTTGGGGTTGGCTATTAATTTGTATCAGTTGCAAATTGTCCAGGGACCGAAGTTAACGCAGAGGGCCCGCAACCAGCAAATGGTGAAATTACGACCTTTCGTTCCCCGTCGCCTAGTAGTAGATCGTAGTAATAATGTCTTAGCCGTTGATCGCCCTGTTTATACTTTGTATGCCCATCCCAAGCTGTTTAGCGAGTCTAATCAACAAATGGCAGAGCATCTGGCTCCTGTTCTAGACAAAACCCCTGCTGAGTTGGTGAAAACTTTTCAAAGCCGAAATAGTGGCATTACACTTGCTTCTGCCCTACCGGAAGTAAATGCTGGCCGAGTCAGGGCATTGCGCTTAAATGGCTTGGAATTGATTCAACAATACTCCCGATATTACCCGCAAAAGGATGTGGTTGCAGACGTAGTGGGCTACGTAAATATGGATCGTCGTGGTCAGGCTGGTGTGGAATACAGTCAAGAGAAGTTATTGGAACGTTCGGTGCAGACAGTGCAGCTGAGTCGGTCGGGTAATGGAAAACTGCTACCAAATCATGCACCGGAAGGATTTTTAAATTTTGACGACCTGCGACTGCAATTAACTATTGATAGCCGATTACAAAGGGTTGCCCGGACTGTTTTACAAGCGCAGATGAAGAAGTTTCAGGCTAAACGTGGGGCGGTAATTGTGATGGATGCTTCAGATGGTTCTTTACTAGCGCTGACTTCTTATCCTACTTATAACCCCAATGAATACTCGAAAGCTGATATTTCTCTATTCAGAAACTGGACAGTAGCTGATCTTTATGAGCCGGGATCTACTTTCAAGCCGTTGAATGTAGCGATCGCTTTAGAAAATGATGCCATTAAAGCAGATGATGTATTTAATGATCCCGGTTCTATTCAGATAGGTAAGCACACCATCAGAAATGCTGGACTCAATGGCCATGGACGTATCAATATTGCGGAAATACTGCAAACTTCTAGTAACATTGGCATGGTGCGAATCATTCAACGGATGCAACCAACAGTTTATTACAACTGGCTAGAACGCTTGGGACTAGGGCAAACCATTGAAACAGATTTGCCCTTTGAAGTTCGTGGACAGCTTAAAGGTCAAAAAGAGTTTCTTGGTTCGGCCATTGAAGCAGCAACTACATCCTTTGGGCAAGGCTTTTCTTTGACACCGTTACAGTTGGTGCAAATGCACGGTGCTTTAGCCAATGGTGGTAAATTAGTCACACCCCATGTAGTGGAAGGCTTAGTGGATACCAAAGGGCAGATGCATTATTCGCCCAATCTTCCCACACCACGCCAAATTTTCTCAGCCTCCACAACCCAAACGGTTGTAGAAATGATGGAAACAGTTGTATCAGAAGGCACGGGTAAGGCGGCACAAATTCCGGGTTATCGTATTGGTGGTAAAACAGGTACATCTCAAAAAGCTAGTCCTAATGGTGGCTATATTGCAAATGCGCGCATTACTAGCTTCGTAAGTATTTTGCCAGTAGAATCTCCCCGCTATGTCGTTTTTGCAGTTGCAGATGAGCCAAAAGGGGCAAATGCTTACGGTTCAACCGTCGCCGCACCGATTGTCAAAGCCGTCATGGAAGCGTTAATTCCCATTGAGGGGATTCCACCAAGTCAGGAAATTAAGTCAGATTCTCCAGCAAAACAGTAA
- the tkt gene encoding transketolase, whose protein sequence is MAVATQSLQELCINSIRFLAIDAVEKAKSGHPGLPMGAAPMAFVLWDRFMRFNPKNAAWFNRDRFVLSAGHGSMLQYALLYLTGYDSVSIEDIKQFRQWGSKTPGHPENFETAGVEVTTGPLGQGIANAVGLAMAEAHLAAKFNKPDAKIVDHYTYVILGDGCNMEGISGEAASFAGHLGLGKLIALYDDNHISIDGSTDVAFTEDVSKRFESYGWHVLHVEDGNTDLDSIAKAIEAAKAVTDKPTMIKVTTTIGYGSPNKQNTAGIHGAALGADEITLTRNNLKWEYEPFVVPQDALNHMHKAIERGASYEAEWNTTVAAYKTKYPQEAAEFERFVSGKLPDGWEQVLPSFTPADKGIPTRKHSEACLNKLAQVLPELIGGSADLTHSNLTEIKGFGDFQKGQYQNRNVHFGVREHGMGAICNGMALHGSGLVPYGATFLIFTDYMRAAIRLSALSQAGSIWVMTHDSIGQGEDGPTHQPVETLASLRAIPNLTVFRPADGNECSGAYKVAITKSKQNAPSLLAFTRQNVPNLAGTSVEKVAQGGYTVVDCQGTPDIILIGTGSELSLCVTAGEKLTAEGKKVRVVSMPSTDLFDVQDAAYRESVLPKAVTKRLSVEAASSFGWHKYVGSEGDTVSIDTFGASAPGGVCMEKFGFSVDNVLAKAKALLG, encoded by the coding sequence ATGGCTGTTGCAACCCAATCCCTCCAAGAACTTTGTATTAACTCGATTCGCTTTTTGGCCATTGATGCCGTAGAAAAAGCGAAGTCTGGACACCCAGGACTGCCCATGGGCGCAGCTCCTATGGCTTTTGTCCTCTGGGATCGCTTTATGCGGTTTAATCCCAAAAATGCCGCGTGGTTCAACCGCGATCGCTTTGTCTTGTCTGCTGGTCATGGCTCAATGTTGCAGTACGCCCTGCTCTATTTGACAGGCTACGATAGCGTCTCAATTGAAGATATCAAACAATTCCGTCAGTGGGGTTCTAAAACACCAGGACACCCAGAAAACTTTGAAACAGCTGGTGTAGAAGTTACTACTGGTCCCTTGGGACAAGGTATTGCCAATGCCGTTGGTTTAGCAATGGCAGAAGCCCACCTAGCTGCCAAATTTAACAAACCAGATGCCAAAATTGTTGACCACTACACCTACGTAATTTTAGGTGATGGCTGTAACATGGAAGGCATTTCTGGTGAAGCTGCTTCTTTCGCAGGTCACTTGGGATTAGGCAAACTGATTGCGCTGTATGATGACAACCACATCTCAATTGATGGTTCTACAGATGTAGCATTCACCGAAGATGTTTCTAAACGCTTTGAATCTTATGGTTGGCACGTCCTGCACGTTGAAGATGGTAACACCGATTTAGACTCCATTGCTAAAGCAATTGAAGCGGCAAAAGCTGTCACCGACAAGCCGACCATGATTAAGGTCACCACCACCATCGGTTATGGTTCTCCCAACAAACAAAACACTGCTGGTATTCACGGTGCTGCTCTGGGTGCAGACGAAATCACCTTAACCCGCAACAACTTGAAATGGGAATACGAACCTTTCGTAGTACCTCAAGACGCGTTGAACCATATGCACAAAGCCATTGAACGCGGTGCTAGCTACGAAGCAGAATGGAACACAACCGTCGCTGCTTACAAAACCAAATATCCTCAAGAAGCGGCAGAATTTGAACGTTTCGTCAGTGGTAAACTCCCCGACGGTTGGGAGCAGGTACTACCTAGCTTCACCCCCGCAGATAAAGGAATACCGACCCGGAAACACTCAGAAGCTTGCCTCAATAAGCTAGCGCAAGTTCTACCTGAGTTGATTGGTGGTTCAGCTGACTTGACTCACTCTAACCTGACTGAAATTAAAGGTTTCGGTGACTTTCAAAAAGGCCAATACCAAAACCGTAACGTCCACTTTGGTGTGCGGGAACACGGTATGGGCGCAATCTGTAACGGTATGGCGTTGCATGGTTCGGGATTAGTTCCCTACGGTGCTACCTTCTTGATCTTCACCGATTATATGCGTGCTGCCATCCGCTTATCAGCTTTGTCCCAAGCTGGGTCAATTTGGGTAATGACTCACGACTCTATTGGACAAGGTGAAGATGGCCCCACACACCAACCTGTGGAAACTCTAGCTTCCCTGCGAGCTATTCCTAACCTAACTGTATTTCGTCCCGCAGACGGTAACGAATGCTCTGGCGCGTACAAAGTAGCAATTACCAAGTCCAAGCAAAACGCTCCTTCTTTGTTGGCTTTCACTCGTCAAAACGTCCCCAACTTGGCAGGTACATCGGTTGAGAAGGTAGCTCAGGGTGGATACACAGTGGTAGATTGCCAAGGTACTCCCGATATCATCTTGATTGGTACTGGTTCAGAATTAAGCCTTTGTGTCACCGCAGGGGAGAAACTGACAGCCGAAGGTAAGAAAGTTCGTGTTGTCTCTATGCCTTCAACTGATTTGTTTGATGTGCAAGATGCGGCTTATCGGGAATCTGTTCTACCTAAAGCAGTCACAAAGCGTTTGTCTGTAGAAGCTGCTAGCAGTTTTGGCTGGCACAAGTATGTTGGTAGTGAAGGCGATACTGTGAGTATCGACACTTTTGGCGCTTCGGCTCCAGGTGGTGTTTGTATGGAGAAGTTTGGCTTTAGTGTTGATAATGTATTAGCTAAGGCTAAGGCTTTGTTGGGTTAA
- a CDS encoding glutathione S-transferase family protein has translation MLLLQFSTSHYCRKARLGLGYKQINYKVENLTPGLHIIRVKPLTGLKTLPVLLPQIEGQPDAIADSTEIFKFLETYQKEPPLFLPDHEQQSEAWMLEDWLDESIGTATRFVYYQFRAGEGKQIDPSLLSQTIISVVRQQYGINKASVELAKNRLVTALSELSHRWQKDDYLVGNRLSVADISAAALLSPLALIPQYRQGYPWLFERIVQVHQLCHEPLPPGL, from the coding sequence ATGTTGCTACTGCAATTTAGTACATCTCATTATTGTCGCAAAGCCCGTCTAGGGCTGGGCTATAAGCAAATTAATTATAAAGTTGAAAATCTGACTCCTGGCTTGCATATCATCCGAGTGAAGCCCCTGACTGGTTTGAAGACTTTACCTGTCTTGTTACCGCAAATTGAAGGTCAACCGGATGCGATCGCTGATTCTACGGAAATTTTCAAATTTCTGGAAACTTACCAAAAAGAGCCGCCGTTATTCTTACCTGACCATGAACAGCAGTCAGAAGCCTGGATGCTAGAGGATTGGTTGGATGAAAGCATCGGTACAGCCACAAGGTTTGTATATTATCAGTTTCGGGCTGGGGAAGGAAAGCAAATTGACCCTTCACTACTTAGTCAGACAATCATCTCGGTAGTGCGCCAACAATATGGCATCAACAAGGCTAGTGTAGAATTAGCTAAAAATAGACTTGTCACTGCGTTGTCAGAGTTATCTCATCGCTGGCAGAAAGATGATTATTTAGTAGGTAATAGGCTAAGTGTAGCAGACATTAGCGCAGCTGCCTTGCTGAGTCCTTTAGCACTTATTCCTCAGTATCGTCAAGGATATCCTTGGTTATTTGAACGGATTGTGCAAGTCCATCAACTGTGTCATGAACCATTACCACCGGGATTGTGA
- the fabF gene encoding beta-ketoacyl-ACP synthase II, with protein MTDYKRKRVVITGVGAITPIGNTPDEYWEGLLSGRNGIGNITFFDASSHDCRIAGEVKNFDPLAYMDRKEAKRMDRFAQFGVSAAKQAVSDAKLVINELNAEQVGVMIGSGIGGLKVLEDQQTIYLNRGPDRCSPFMIPMMIANMAAGLTAIHIGAKGPNSCAVTACAAGSNAIGDAFRLIQGGYAQAMICGGCEAAITPLGLAGFAAARALSTRNDDPTHACRPFDRDRDGFVMGEGGGILVLEELEHALSRGARIYAEMVGYGMTCDAYHMTSPVPGGKGAARAIQLALKDGGITPDMVSYINAHGTSTPANDSTETAAMKTALGDHAYKIAISSTKSMTGHLLGGSGGIEAVATVLAIAHDQIPPTINLENPDPECDLDYVSHTSRAQKVAIALSNSFGFGGHNVTLAFKKYT; from the coding sequence ATGACAGACTATAAACGTAAACGCGTTGTTATAACTGGTGTTGGCGCGATTACACCGATTGGTAATACACCAGATGAATATTGGGAAGGATTGTTAAGCGGACGTAATGGCATTGGCAACATCACATTTTTTGATGCGTCTAGCCATGATTGTCGCATTGCTGGTGAAGTAAAAAACTTCGATCCACTCGCTTACATGGATCGCAAAGAAGCCAAGCGCATGGATCGGTTTGCCCAATTTGGGGTATCAGCTGCCAAACAAGCTGTTTCTGATGCGAAGTTAGTCATTAATGAACTCAATGCCGAACAGGTGGGAGTAATGATTGGCTCTGGCATTGGTGGATTGAAAGTGTTGGAAGACCAGCAAACAATTTACCTGAATCGTGGACCTGATCGCTGTAGTCCATTCATGATCCCGATGATGATCGCCAACATGGCCGCGGGATTAACAGCAATTCACATCGGTGCTAAGGGTCCTAATTCCTGTGCCGTCACAGCCTGTGCCGCAGGTTCTAACGCCATTGGGGATGCTTTCCGCCTCATTCAAGGTGGTTATGCTCAGGCGATGATTTGTGGCGGGTGTGAGGCAGCAATTACACCCTTGGGTTTAGCTGGGTTTGCCGCAGCCCGCGCGCTTTCCACTCGTAATGATGACCCGACTCATGCTTGCCGTCCATTCGACCGCGATCGCGATGGATTTGTCATGGGTGAAGGTGGGGGAATTCTCGTACTAGAAGAGCTAGAACACGCCCTCAGTCGTGGCGCTCGCATTTATGCGGAAATGGTCGGCTATGGAATGACCTGTGACGCTTACCATATGACTTCCCCAGTTCCTGGTGGCAAAGGTGCTGCCAGAGCCATCCAATTGGCGCTCAAAGATGGCGGCATCACTCCAGACATGGTGAGCTACATTAATGCTCATGGTACTAGCACTCCAGCCAATGATTCCACGGAAACTGCGGCGATGAAAACAGCGTTGGGCGATCACGCCTATAAAATCGCCATCAGTTCCACCAAATCGATGACAGGACATCTTTTGGGCGGTTCGGGAGGCATTGAGGCAGTAGCCACAGTGTTAGCGATCGCTCATGATCAAATTCCCCCCACCATTAATCTAGAAAATCCCGATCCTGAGTGTGATTTAGATTACGTAAGTCATACCAGCCGCGCTCAAAAGGTGGCGATCGCATTATCCAACTCCTTTGGGTTTGGTGGTCACAATGTCACACTAGCCTTTAAGAAGTACACCTAA
- the glgB gene encoding 1,4-alpha-glucan branching enzyme has translation MSMTTIVPEQVNRIVGNQHHDPFEILGSHCIEQNGKKVWAVRAYLPNASAAWVVLPEHRQEYPMEAVHNPHFFECTIEVAELTNYQLRIKEGEHERVIYDPYAFRSPNLTDFDLHLFSEGNHHRIYEKMGAHPTEINGVKGVYFAVWAPNARNVSLLGDFNLWDGRKHQMRKGPTGVWELFIPEIGAGEHYKYEIKNFEGHIYEKSDPYGFQQEPRPKTASIVTDLSAYTWSDEDWMEKRRHTDPLTQPVSVYEVHLGSWLHASSSEPAKLPNGETEPVVVVSELKPGARFLTYRELADRIIPYVKELGYTHLELLPIAEHPFDGSWGYQVTGYYAPTSRFGSAEDFMYFVDKCHENDIGVIVDWVPGHFPKDGHGLAFFDGSHLYEHSDPRKGEHKEWGTLVFNYNRHEVRNFLVANALFWFDKYHIDGIRVDAVASMLYLDYCREPGEWLTNQYGGRENLEAAEFLRQVNHILFSYFPGVLSIAEESTSWPMVSWPTYTGGLGFNLKWNMGWMHDMLDYFSMDPWFRQFHQNNITFSMWYNHSENFMLALSHDEVVHGKSNIIGKMPGDTWQKLANVRCLFSYMFAHPGKKTMFMSMEFGQWSEWNVWADLEWQLLQYEDHQQLKQFFQDINHLYRSEPALYTQDFAQEGFEWIDCSDNRHSVVSFVRYDKDSDDFVVVVCNFTPQPHSHYRIGVPKEGFYTELFNSDGRPYGGSNMGNLGGKWTDNWSLHSRPYSLDLCLPPLGVLMLKLDKQKTSEVMQ, from the coding sequence ATGTCCATGACAACAATTGTCCCAGAACAGGTTAACCGTATAGTTGGGAATCAGCATCATGATCCCTTTGAAATACTAGGTTCTCATTGCATAGAACAAAATGGCAAAAAAGTCTGGGCTGTGCGAGCCTACCTACCAAATGCCAGTGCAGCATGGGTAGTTCTGCCTGAGCACCGTCAAGAATACCCCATGGAGGCGGTACATAATCCGCATTTTTTTGAATGCACAATTGAAGTAGCAGAACTGACAAACTACCAATTACGGATCAAAGAAGGCGAACATGAGCGTGTCATTTATGACCCCTATGCTTTCCGGTCTCCCAATTTGACAGACTTTGACTTGCATTTGTTTTCCGAAGGCAATCATCACCGTATATACGAGAAAATGGGAGCGCATCCCACAGAGATCAACGGTGTAAAAGGTGTTTATTTTGCCGTTTGGGCCCCCAACGCTCGTAACGTTTCCTTGCTCGGAGATTTCAACCTCTGGGACGGACGTAAACATCAAATGCGTAAAGGACCTACCGGCGTTTGGGAATTATTCATTCCGGAAATTGGGGCGGGAGAACATTACAAATATGAAATTAAAAATTTTGAAGGTCATATTTACGAAAAATCCGATCCCTACGGTTTCCAGCAAGAACCCCGTCCGAAAACCGCATCCATTGTCACTGATTTAAGTGCTTACACTTGGTCTGACGAAGACTGGATGGAAAAGCGTCGTCACACCGACCCCCTCACCCAACCAGTTTCAGTCTATGAAGTGCATTTAGGCTCTTGGTTACACGCTTCTAGTTCAGAACCGGCTAAATTACCCAATGGTGAGACAGAACCTGTGGTTGTGGTTTCGGAACTCAAACCAGGCGCACGCTTCCTGACCTACAGAGAACTAGCAGACCGAATTATTCCCTATGTTAAAGAGTTGGGATACACCCATTTAGAATTGCTACCCATTGCTGAACATCCCTTTGATGGCTCTTGGGGTTATCAAGTCACTGGATACTATGCCCCTACCTCACGGTTTGGGAGCGCCGAAGATTTCATGTATTTTGTGGACAAATGTCACGAAAACGATATTGGCGTAATTGTCGATTGGGTTCCTGGTCACTTTCCTAAAGATGGTCATGGTTTAGCCTTCTTTGATGGTAGTCACCTTTATGAACATTCCGACCCCCGCAAAGGCGAACACAAGGAATGGGGTACTCTGGTTTTCAACTACAATCGTCACGAAGTCAGGAATTTCCTAGTAGCAAATGCCCTTTTCTGGTTTGACAAGTACCATATTGATGGAATTCGGGTTGATGCTGTCGCCTCAATGCTTTACCTTGACTATTGCCGCGAACCAGGAGAATGGTTAACTAATCAGTATGGTGGCAGAGAAAACTTAGAAGCAGCAGAATTTTTGCGTCAGGTAAATCACATTCTTTTCAGTTATTTTCCTGGTGTTCTCTCAATTGCGGAAGAATCTACTTCCTGGCCGATGGTATCTTGGCCTACGTACACAGGTGGATTAGGCTTTAACTTAAAGTGGAATATGGGCTGGATGCACGATATGCTGGATTACTTCAGCATGGACCCGTGGTTCCGCCAGTTCCATCAAAATAATATTACCTTTAGTATGTGGTACAACCACAGTGAGAACTTCATGCTGGCTTTGTCCCATGATGAGGTGGTACATGGCAAAAGCAACATCATCGGCAAAATGCCAGGTGATACATGGCAGAAGTTAGCAAATGTGCGTTGTTTATTTAGCTATATGTTCGCTCACCCAGGTAAGAAAACCATGTTTATGAGCATGGAGTTTGGGCAATGGAGTGAGTGGAATGTCTGGGCAGACTTGGAGTGGCAATTGTTGCAGTATGAAGACCATCAACAATTAAAGCAATTTTTCCAGGACATAAACCATCTCTACCGTTCTGAACCAGCTTTATATACTCAGGATTTTGCCCAGGAAGGCTTTGAGTGGATTGATTGCAGTGACAACCGTCATAGTGTAGTTTCCTTTGTCCGTTATGACAAGGATTCTGATGATTTCGTGGTCGTGGTTTGCAACTTCACACCCCAGCCCCATTCTCACTACCGCATTGGTGTACCCAAAGAGGGATTTTATACTGAGTTATTTAATAGTGATGGCCGTCCTTACGGTGGTAGTAATATGGGTAACTTAGGTGGTAAATGGACAGATAACTGGTCATTGCACAGTCGTCCTTATTCGCTGGATTTATGTCTGCCTCCTTTGGGTGTGTTGATGTTGAAGTTGGATAAGCAGAAGACATCCGAGGTGATGCAATAA